The Arachis duranensis voucher Yi14725-KUN plastid, complete genome genome segment ACTCATAATTGGCGAATTCGTAGGTTCAATTCCTACTGGATGCACGCCAATGGGACCCTCCCTCAAATAAGTCTATCGGATTTTTGTTCAAGAATGAAATCTTATTGGAACTGTCCAGTTCATCCTTCGGAACCATATCCCATCCCGGATCTGATGAAATAGGATGAATTGAGACAGTATCTTGTAAATACATAATTATCTTGAATATATTAACCATTTCTTTACTTTCCGATCGCCCGGAAAGAACAAAAGAAACATCTTGTTCTTTCTTCAGCAATTTCTGATCTCTAGTAGACCTCTCAGTAGGATTCGAACCCAGATGCAGTTCTGACCATCTGTCAGAGAAAAAAGAACGATTGGCTCTGTATCAATGGAATCTCATCATCCATACATAACGAATTGGTGTGATATATTCAAATCATAACATATGAACAGTAAAAACTAGTATTCTTATTGAGACTAGAACTCATAGGGAAGAAAATCTATTTATGAATGGAATCAAATATGAATGGAATCAAAAATGCAGTATATACAAACAAAGGTATTCGGTTATTGGTGAAAAATCAATATACTTCTAATGTCGAATCGGGATCAACTAGGACAGAAATAAAGCATTGGGTCGAACTCTTCTTTGGTGTCAAGGTAATAGCTATGAATAGTCATCGACTACCGGTAAAGGGTAGAAGAATGCGACCTATTATGGGACATACAATGCATTACAGACGTATGATCATTACGCTTCAACCGGGTTATTCTATTCCACCTCTTAGAAAGAAATGAACTTA includes the following:
- the rpl23 gene encoding ribosomal protein L23, with protein sequence MNGIKNAVYTNKGIRLLVKNQYTSNVESGSTRTEIKHWVELFFGVKVIAMNSHRLPVKGRRMRPIMGHTMHYRRMIITLQPGYSIPPLRKK